CCCGCCGGCTGGGGCTGCCCACCGTCGTCACCATCCACGGCGTGTGGGGCGGGGTGTTCGGCCCGGCCGCACGCCTGTCCGACCTCGTCACCGGCTGGTCGCGCTCCGGCGTCGTCCTCACGGCGGTGAGCGACGCGGCCGCCGACCCCATCCGCGCGATCGCCGGCCCGGGCACGCCGGTCACCCTCGTGCCCAACGGCATCGACGTCGAGCAGTGGCGCGTGCCGCACCTGGCCGGCGACCCGGACGAGGTGCGGCTGGTCGCCGTGATGCGGCTAGCCCCGCGCAAGCGCGCGCTGCCGCTCGTGCGCATGGTGCACGAGGCGTCGCGCTTCCTGCCCCCCGGACGGCGCCTGCGCCTCACCCTCGTGGGCAACGGCCCGCTGATGGCCAACGTCGAGCGCTACGTCGCGCGGCACGGCCTCGACGACGGCGTGTGCTCGGTCGAGCTCGTCGGACGCCTCGGGCCCGACGACGTCCGCGCCACCCTCGCGGCCTCGGACGCGTTCGTCGCCCCGGCGCACCTGGAGTCGTTCGGCATCGCCGCGCTCGAGGCGCGCACCGCGGGGCTGCCGGTGCTCGCCTACGCCTCCACCGGGATCGCGTCGTTCGTGCACCACGAGGTCGAGGGGCTGCTGGCTGCCGACGACCGGCGGATGGTCGACGCGATCGCGCGCATCGCCACCGACGACGACCTGCGCGCCCGCATCGCGCAGCACAACGCGACCACCGAGCCGGAGCAGAGCTGGCCGCGCGTGCTGGCCGCCGTCGAGGCCGCCTACGCCGAGGCCGCGCGACCCACCTCGACGTAACTGCCCGAAAGCACGGATCCGCCCGCCTGAATCCGTTCTTTCGGGCAGTAACGACGGGGTCGTCCCGGGGGCGCGGGGGCGGGGGACGGTCGCGGGCTAGGCTCGCCCGCGTGACCCCGTCGTACGTCGCGGCCCTCGCGCAGCTCGACGGCCTGCACGTGCTCAAGGGCCACGGCACCGGCAACGACTTCGTGCTCGTACCGGATCCCGACGCCCGCCACGACCTCACCCCGTCGCAGGTGCGCGCGCTCACCGACCGCCGCTTCGGGATCGGCGGCGACGGCGTGCTGCGCGTGGTGCCCACGGCCGCGGTCGCCGAGGTCGCCGACCAGGCTGCGGACGCCGCGTGGTTCATGGACTACCGCAACCACGACGGCAGCCTCGCCGAGATGTGCGGCAACGGGGCGCGGGTGTTCGCGCGCTACCTCGTCGACGCCCGCCTCGAGCGCGGCCCGCAGTTCTCCATCGCCACCCGCGGCGGCGCGCGCGCCGTGCGCATCGAAGACGACGGCGACGTCACGGTCGACATGGGCGTCGCCACCACGCCGGCGCTGCGCGCCATGCCGGTCGTGCAGGTGGGCCACGTGAGCTGGAACGGCTCCGGCGTGCTGGTGCCCAACCCGCACTGCGTGGTGCTCATGGACGACGCCGACGAGCTCGCCGCGCTCGACCTCACCGTCGCGCCCCACGTCGCGCCGGCGTCGGTGTTCCCCGACGGCGTCAACGTCGAGTTCGCCCACCGCCTCGGCGCCCATGCCGAGCACCACGTGCGGATGCGCGTGCACGAGCGCGGCGTGGGGGAGACGCTCTCGTGCGGCACGGGTGCCGTCGCCGTGATGGTGGCCGTGGCCGCGCACGACTCCGCGCCGCTCGAGACCGCCTACACCGTGGAGGTGCCGGGCGGCACCGTGGTGGTCACGCGCCGCGCCGACTCCCACCTCGAGCTGCGCGGCCCCGCTGTCATCGTCGGCAGCATCACGCTCGGCCCCGGCACCACGGCACAGCACTGACCCGCCGCCGCCCGGGGCCCACGCAGCCGGACGACGAGCACGCACACGACCAACCAGCACCACCCACCGCGAGCGAGCCGGGAGGCCCCATGACCGCACTGCCCGAGGTCGACGTCGACGACGCGATCGCGTTCACCGCCGCCACCGGCCAGATCGTCTCGGCGGTCGGCGGCGGGTTCATGATCTCCCGGCAGGCCAAGGAGTACGGCGCGGCCCTCGGCCTGCGCGGCCGCCAGGGCTACGTCCGCGGCCGCGGCAGCGTGCTGGGCGAGGTGGACGCCGACGTCGTGACCGCGGCGTTCGGGTTCTGGCCGGCCGACGTCGTGCGCGAGGCGTGGGAGGGCGGCCGCGCGGTGGTCGACGTCGCCA
This region of Frankiales bacterium genomic DNA includes:
- a CDS encoding glycosyltransferase, which gives rise to MRIVHISDCYLPRLGGIETQVRALATRQVLAGHDVHVVTATPGDDVRRGTETLDGVVVHRATARMPADLPVHPRVTRVVRDLLADGGEAAGADAVHVHGGVVSPFAYPGARVARRLGLPTVVTIHGVWGGVFGPAARLSDLVTGWSRSGVVLTAVSDAAADPIRAIAGPGTPVTLVPNGIDVEQWRVPHLAGDPDEVRLVAVMRLAPRKRALPLVRMVHEASRFLPPGRRLRLTLVGNGPLMANVERYVARHGLDDGVCSVELVGRLGPDDVRATLAASDAFVAPAHLESFGIAALEARTAGLPVLAYASTGIASFVHHEVEGLLAADDRRMVDAIARIATDDDLRARIAQHNATTEPEQSWPRVLAAVEAAYAEAARPTST
- a CDS encoding diaminopimelate epimerase, translating into MHVLKGHGTGNDFVLVPDPDARHDLTPSQVRALTDRRFGIGGDGVLRVVPTAAVAEVADQAADAAWFMDYRNHDGSLAEMCGNGARVFARYLVDARLERGPQFSIATRGGARAVRIEDDGDVTVDMGVATTPALRAMPVVQVGHVSWNGSGVLVPNPHCVVLMDDADELAALDLTVAPHVAPASVFPDGVNVEFAHRLGAHAEHHVRMRVHERGVGETLSCGTGAVAVMVAVAAHDSAPLETAYTVEVPGGTVVVTRRADSHLELRGPAVIVGSITLGPGTTAQH